Within the Rhodothermales bacterium genome, the region CGAGCAGGATGATTTCATTATCAGGCCCCAGCCGGCTGTCGAAGCGGGCGGCGTGATAACACATGAGCGCGAGCAACGCGTTGGCGTCGGTGCTGTCCGTCACCGGATGCTCGCACACGAGCTTCGTGAGCCGCATCGCCTCGGCGCACAGGTCGCGGCGGATGACTTCCTCGGAGGTGGTGGAATAGTACCCTTCGTTGAAGGTGAGGTAGAGGGCCTGGAGCACGGCGTCGAGACGGGCGGTCAGCTCGGTTCCGGTGGGGATGACGAGCTGAACGCCGGCTTCCTTGATCCGGCTCCGCGCCCGTTGGAGGCGTTTTTTGACCGTCTCCTCGTGCATAAGCAGCGCCCGCGCGATCTCCTTCACCCCGAAGCCGGAGGCCAACTGAAGGGTGAAGGCGATCTGGTCCCGCTCCTCCAGGACGGGGTGGCAACAGGCAAACATGAGGCGGAGCTGGCTATCGGCGAGTTCCTTTTCATGGAAGAGCTCGTTGACGCGCACCACGAACGCCGCCGGCTCCATCATCGCCGCCTGGCGCACCTGCAGCCGGCCGCGGCGCAGCTGATCCATCGCCCGATTTTTGGCCACTTGCATCAGCCAGCCGGCGGGGTTGTCCGGGGTACGGACGCGCCACGCGCGCAGGGCGCTCAAAAAGGCTTCCTGGACGACATCCTCGACCAGCTCGAGTTGCTCAAACCCGAAAATGCGGGTGAGCACGGCGACCATCTTTCCCTGCTCCTGCCGGAAAAGATGGTCGACCAGCTCACGATGTGGCTCGTTGGGCATTACATATCGAATACAACAACCTCGCGCACCTCGACACTGCCGCCGATGCCGTAGTCTGGAAAACCGTCGCAATGCGCGATCGCGTCGGCTATATCGGTCGCGCGAATCACAAAAAACCCACCGACGAGCTCTTTCGATTCGGCGTAAGGGCCGTCGGTGACCGTGTGATTCCGTTTAACGACTTTACCCGTCGGAAGCAGCGCATCGCCGGCGACGTACCGATCCTGAGCCTTGAGCTCATCCACCCAGGCGAACCATTTGCCCATCACTTCCTGGTTTTCCTCGGCGGTATACTCCTGTTCGTTGTAGTCTGGGCCCCGGAAGATCAGCATGAACTTTTTCATCGAATTACCTCGATAGGTTGTGGAGAACGTAGATACCCTGTGACGAATAAGAGAAGAGCCCGGGGACACTTTGCACCAACTATTTCTACGATGCGTTATCTGCCGCTTTTGATGCTCATGGTACTCGCCGCGGTCTTCCCCGGCTGCCAGCCGCAAGCACCTGCTCCCGGCGAGGGGCCCCGCGTCGGCCGGCTGGCGCCGGATTTTACGGGAGAGACCCTGGACGGATCAACGGTCCAACTAGCCACGTATCGGGGCCGCTACGTGCTGGTCGACTTCTGGGGGACCTGGTGCCCGCCGTGCCTCGGCGAAATACCGTTCCTCAAACTGGCCTACGCCGCCTACCCGCGCGATCGGTTCGACATCCTCGCCATCTCTGTAAACGACCACCCGGACGACCTCCGGGCGTTTATCGAGCGCGAGGGCCTGGAGTGGACGCAGGTGGTGCAGCATGAACTCGACCCCACGCGCCGGCAGATCGTCGATGCCTACCAGATTACCGGCTACCCGTCGACATTCCTCATCGATCCCGAGGGCGTCATCGTCGCCCGGGGCGCCATCCTGCGCAGCCACAATCTCGAGAAGACCCTCGCGAAGTTCGTCGGGCCGCCGGCTTGATGATTGGTTATTCCACTTCGACCACGATCTCGATCTCGACCGGGATATCCAGCGGCAACTCGTTCGCCCCGATGGCGCTGCGCGCATGCCGGCCGGCGTCGCCAAAGATCTCGACCAGCAGGTCCGACGCCCCGTTGATCACCCAGGGCTGCCGTGTGAACCCGGGCGCGCTGTTTACCCAGCCGGTGAGTTTCACGATTCGCTTCACCCGGTTGAGCGAGCCAATCTCGGCGCGGAGCACCGCCAGCGACCGGAGAATGGTCGTACGTGCTGCCTCATACCCTTCCTCTTCCGTGAGGTCGGCGCCCACTTTACCGGTCACGATGGGTTTCCCATCGGCGATGGGGCCCTGGCCGGATAAAAACACCAGGTTGCCGGTGCGCACTGCCGGGATGTAGGAGGCGACAGGAGCCGGCACCGGAGGCAATTCGATCCCCAGCGCCGCAAGCCGCGCTTCGGGGGTGGCCGGCTGCTGGGCGCAGGCGACCTGGAGACCAAGGCCGAGGGCAAAGAATCCGAAAAGGAGGACGCGCATAGCGAATTTCATCGTGTTTGTTTCTGGTCAAGAACCTGTTGGGATTTGCGTATTATGCGAATCAGGAGTTGAAACACGACGCATACTGGCTTCCGCCGCACGCTCCCTGTTCGTCTTCCCCCGGTCAAAGCCGGGGGCAGGCTCCGCGCAGGCGGGGACCCAGAAAAATGCACGTCGCACCACTCGGGTGGGTCATACGCGGAGTAAAGGCAAGAAACGCCAACCCCGGGCCAGAAGCAACACGCGTCATTCCACCAGCTTCAAGGTGCGAAACATCCGATCGTGGAGGTGCTCGTTATCGCCGGCCCTTGCCGATGTGCTCTCGATCTTGATCGAATAACACATGTCGCGGTGGACAAAGGCGTACGCGCGACCCACTGTGGGCAGGCGAGCACCAGCGGCGATGCGCGTAAATCCAATCCCAAACATCCCCACCTGATCGGCGGATGGGGACGGGGCGGGCAAGCGGCGTTCGGACACCACCGTCGTGCCGGCCTTCACTTCGTCGATATCCGTCATGAGGGACCGCCGGCCGAGCCGGCAAAGCCACTTTCTGTACAGAGTGGGCGAGCGCTCGACGAACAGCGTCAGGAAATGCGTGCTGTAGGCGGAATCCGACGGCACCAGGCTGGAATCCACATCGACATGGCTAAAGCTGCCGAATGCGCTCCACAGGTCTCCCCCATCTTCCCCCCCATACTTCCACCCAAACTTGGCGAAGAACTGTGCTTTTGTCGTCGTCACCAGTTGGCTCGGAGCCCAGGTGTCTGGTATTCCGAGCGCGAGACCGATAGAAGGAAAGGGGTACGACCGCAAGGAACTGTCCTGCCCATACGCACAGGGGGTCAAAACGAGCAGCAAGGCAAGTAACAGCCCACTCACATCGCGAATCCGGCCAAGCGAACCTCCTCCCATGATTCCGCCTTCCGGTTACGGGTGTTTGTCGAGATAGGCTGCCGCTTCCAGAAGAGCCGGCCGTTTCGATCCCTCCACGGCGACATGGACGAGCTGCTGATAATAGTCACGCGCCGCGGCCGCGTCTCCGAGTGTAGCGGCCGAACGGGCGGCGCTAAGAAGGCTATTAAACCGTCCGGGATACCGCTCCAGCGAACGACGATACGACGCCAGCGCCTCCTCCGGCTGTTCGAGTTCCATAAAGAGATCTCCGAGGAGTTCTATCGCCGGCAGGGTAGGCCCTGGCGTGACCGCATGCTTGGGCGTAGTCGATTCCAGGTCAGCGGCTTCTTGCATCAGCCTCACCGCGGCCGCGGTGTTTCCTTCGACATGTTCGATCCAGGCACTGACCGCGAGTCGGGCCGTCTGGATGTGGCGGGCGAAGAGTTCCTCGCCGGCGGCGCGGGTCGTCGCTTCGAGCGCGCCAATCCGCTCTACCGCGGCTCGGGCTCCCACGACATCGCCCCCACGGGCTGCCCCGAGACCACGCGCGAACCACACGATGGCCTCCGGCCAGGCAAACCGATCCCAATCCAGATGTTCTGGCTGGCGCGGCGTAATCCCAGCGGCTTCGCTCCATTGGCGACGTTCCAGCGCGTAGCGAGCCTGCGTTGAAGCCAGGTGGAATGCCGTTTTAAAGGTGGGTTCCAGGCCAGGCATCGCATGCAACCGTTTTAATTGTTCGGCCGCAGCCTGGTCGGCGCCTTGCTGAAGATGGGCATAGACGAGGTACTCGATCGCGTGGGGGAATTCGTCCCACACGAACTCACCCCGTTCGCCGGCGGGGTGCTCGAGGGCCGCTTCCGCGGCGCGGATGTTCCCCTCGATGACCGCATCCCAATCGCCGAGACGGGTATAAATGTGTGTCGGCATATGGAGGGCATGCGGATTACGCGGCGCGATCGCCGCATAGGTATCGGTAATTTCCAACAACTCCTTCTCCCGCCCCTGGACATCGTTGGCGTGTACGAGGTAATGCATCGCGCCGGGGTGCCCTGGATTCGACGTGTACACCTGCATGAGCAACTCGGCGGCCCGATCCGCGTGGGCGCGGATGTCGGCAGGAGTGGACGTGGCGAGGTGCGCCAGCGCATAAAACGCGGTGATCTCCGGGTCGTCCGGTAACGACGCGTACGCCTGTTCCATGGCTTTTTCCCACCGCCGGATTCGGAGCCAGTAATCCGTTCCGGCCGGCTCCAGAAAAAAGGCCTCGGCCGACGCGATAAACTGTTGCTCACGTTCCGTGGGCGGGGCAAGCGAGCGCGCGTGCTGCACGGCCTCCCAGCCTTTCTGGAGCGCCGTGGCATTCGGCCGTGTGGGCCATAACGGTTGAAAAAGGGTCATGGCGATGCCCCAGTGCGCCATTGCGCAGGTCGGTTCTGCAGCCTCGATCCGTTCGAACGCTTCCCGCGCCTGGGGGTACGTCATGTGATGGAGCAACGTGACGGCGCGACTGAACGCTGCCTGTACCGAAGCATCGCAGGTGACCGGAAACACGATGACGCCCAGGTCGTGCTCGGAGTGTTGACCCTGAGCGATACGCGAAGAGGTCGCGCACAGCAAAAGGAGTCCACAAGTCGAAAGCGTAATGGATCGCATAGAGATGATGATTCTGGCCAGGTAAGCGTCCACGCGTATTGTTACCCACCCGTTGTAACAGCCAACTCGAAGTGGAGAAACCACATGAATATGCTTCGATAAACGCCACATGACCACTTCCGCGCCACATCACACGTCAAAACATGGCACATGATGGCGCCATACGCGCCCAGCAGCTACCTGTGCTGGTCGACCAGGATCGGGTTGCCGTCCGGATCCACGACGACTAAGCTCGCCGGCCCGCTTGTCGATTCGTCGGCTTCGGACGAAAACGCCACCCCCTCGGCCCGCAACTGCTTCTGGAGATCGCGCACATCGGTGAAGGGATCGATATTCTGCGCGTTATGATCCCATCCCGGATTAAACGTGAGGATGTTCTGATGAAACATCCCCTGAAAGAGTCCGACGATGGTTGTCCCGTTCCGCATGATCAGCCAGTTGTGCTCCTGCTGGCCGTGGAACACGGTGAAGCCGAGTTTTTCGTAGAACGCACGGGAGGCCGCGATGTCCTTTACAGCGAGGCTGATGGAAAAAGCACCGAGGTTCATGTTCGTCCGAGTTGGCGATGAATCGACAGCCCCTTATTGCCCGAGGAGGGCGTCGATGCCGGCCTGCCCGATCTGGGCGTCCTGCGCGGAGGTGACCCCAGAAACGCCGATGCCGCCGATGATGGCCCCATCGACAATGATCGGGATCCCGCCTTCGACCGGGGTGGCGCCTTCAAGCCCCAGGATGCGGAGGTTTTCGCCGCCCTGCGCGAGGGCATCCATAAATGCCTTGGTCGGCCGGCGGAAGGCCACGGCGGAATACGCTTTCGCCTGGGCGACATCGATGCTGCCAAACTGGGTATTGTCCATCCGTTGGAGCAGCACCAGATGCCCCCCCGGGTCGAGGATCGCTATCACAACGTTCCAGCTGTTCTTGAGGGCTTCGGCCTCCGCGCCGGCCACAATCGTCTTGGCCTGTTCGAGAGTGATTGGAGCGCCGTAGGGCGTCGGCTGAGCCGTCGCCGTAGCGACCGCAAAACAGAGGACGAGGCTACACAGGAGAGCGAGGTAGGTCATAGGATTCACGGGTTGTTGGTCAGGGGGTTGGGGGGTGAGCGCGGGTTACCGTTCTCCGCCGTCCGGAGTTCCTCGAAGCACGTCTCGGACCCTGGCGCGGAGGATTGGAAGCAGCTCGGCCTCGTACCATGGATTCCGCTTCAACCACAATGTATTCCGCGGACTTGGATGCGGCAACAACACGGTATGGGGCCAGGAGACCTGCCAGGCCCTCGCCGCTTCGGCGAGCGTTCCCGTGGAAGCCGGCAGATGGTAGGCCTGCGCGTAGCGCCCGACGACCAGCGTGAGTTCGAGCGCCGTAAGGTGTGCCAGCGCCTCCGCACGCCACGCCGGCGCGCACTCGGGCCGCGGCGGCAGGTCGCCGGAGGGTCCCGTCCCCGGGTAACAGAACCCCATCGGCACGATGGCCACCCGGCGTTCGTCGTAAAACTCATCCCGCGTCATCCCCAGCCACGTCCGCAGCCGGTCACCGCTCACGTCGTTGAACGGGATGCCGGTTTCGTGCACCTTTCGGCCCGGCGCCTGGCTGGCGATCAAGACGCGGGCGCGCGGATCGAGGCGCAGCACGGGCCGAGGCCCGTGGGGCAGGTGCTCGGCACAGAGCCGGCAGCCGTGAATGCGATCCAGGAGAGAAGTAATGGGGTCCATCGTTCCACTCAGGTCACGGCCAAATTATGCGCCGGTACTGATTGATTCAAACAAGAACAGGCGTCTATATGGCGTACTCCCATTAATCGATCCGGGGCACGGCATACGTCAGCACGACAAACACATCCCCGAAGCGTTCCACATCCGTGAGCCGGAGCGGCGGCGTGGTCAGCCGGCGCGGCAACAGGGGGGCGCCCCCTTCCAGCATCACGGGCGCGACAGCCAGGATCAGTTCATCCAGTAGCCCGACGTCGAGAAACTGGCCGGCCAGTTCGCCGCCGCCTACCAGCCAGATATCTTTCCCGCCGGCCGCCGCGGCCATTTCGGCGTGCACCGGACGCACATCCCCCTGGACAAACCGGATATCGGCACCCG harbors:
- a CDS encoding TlpA disulfide reductase family protein encodes the protein MLMVLAAVFPGCQPQAPAPGEGPRVGRLAPDFTGETLDGSTVQLATYRGRYVLVDFWGTWCPPCLGEIPFLKLAYAAYPRDRFDILAISVNDHPDDLRAFIEREGLEWTQVVQHELDPTRRQIVDAYQITGYPSTFLIDPEGVIVARGAILRSHNLEKTLAKFVGPPA
- a CDS encoding heme-binding protein, with amino-acid sequence MTYLALLCSLVLCFAVATATAQPTPYGAPITLEQAKTIVAGAEAEALKNSWNVVIAILDPGGHLVLLQRMDNTQFGSIDVAQAKAYSAVAFRRPTKAFMDALAQGGENLRILGLEGATPVEGGIPIIVDGAIIGGIGVSGVTSAQDAQIGQAGIDALLGQ
- a CDS encoding uracil-DNA glycosylase family protein yields the protein MDPITSLLDRIHGCRLCAEHLPHGPRPVLRLDPRARVLIASQAPGRKVHETGIPFNDVSGDRLRTWLGMTRDEFYDERRVAIVPMGFCYPGTGPSGDLPPRPECAPAWRAEALAHLTALELTLVVGRYAQAYHLPASTGTLAEAARAWQVSWPHTVLLPHPSPRNTLWLKRNPWYEAELLPILRARVRDVLRGTPDGGER
- a CDS encoding tetratricopeptide repeat protein, with the translated sequence MRSITLSTCGLLLLCATSSRIAQGQHSEHDLGVIVFPVTCDASVQAAFSRAVTLLHHMTYPQAREAFERIEAAEPTCAMAHWGIAMTLFQPLWPTRPNATALQKGWEAVQHARSLAPPTEREQQFIASAEAFFLEPAGTDYWLRIRRWEKAMEQAYASLPDDPEITAFYALAHLATSTPADIRAHADRAAELLMQVYTSNPGHPGAMHYLVHANDVQGREKELLEITDTYAAIAPRNPHALHMPTHIYTRLGDWDAVIEGNIRAAEAALEHPAGERGEFVWDEFPHAIEYLVYAHLQQGADQAAAEQLKRLHAMPGLEPTFKTAFHLASTQARYALERRQWSEAAGITPRQPEHLDWDRFAWPEAIVWFARGLGAARGGDVVGARAAVERIGALEATTRAAGEELFARHIQTARLAVSAWIEHVEGNTAAAVRLMQEAADLESTTPKHAVTPGPTLPAIELLGDLFMELEQPEEALASYRRSLERYPGRFNSLLSAARSAATLGDAAAARDYYQQLVHVAVEGSKRPALLEAAAYLDKHP
- a CDS encoding YciI family protein; the encoded protein is MKKFMLIFRGPDYNEQEYTAEENQEVMGKWFAWVDELKAQDRYVAGDALLPTGKVVKRNHTVTDGPYAESKELVGGFFVIRATDIADAIAHCDGFPDYGIGGSVEVREVVVFDM
- a CDS encoding VOC family protein; amino-acid sequence: MNLGAFSISLAVKDIAASRAFYEKLGFTVFHGQQEHNWLIMRNGTTIVGLFQGMFHQNILTFNPGWDHNAQNIDPFTDVRDLQKQLRAEGVAFSSEADESTSGPASLVVVDPDGNPILVDQHR
- a CDS encoding RidA family protein: MRVLLFGFFALGLGLQVACAQQPATPEARLAALGIELPPVPAPVASYIPAVRTGNLVFLSGQGPIADGKPIVTGKVGADLTEEEGYEAARTTILRSLAVLRAEIGSLNRVKRIVKLTGWVNSAPGFTRQPWVINGASDLLVEIFGDAGRHARSAIGANELPLDIPVEIEIVVEVE
- a CDS encoding dihydrofolate reductase family protein — translated: MKTSYYTATSINGFIADSNNALDWLFQFGEIEGMRDHYPRFIAQVGALAMGSTTYEWILNHEGLLEHPEKWPYTVPTWVFSRRTLPAVPGADIRFVQGDVRPVHAEMAAAAGGKDIWLVGGGELAGQFLDVGLLDELILAVAPVMLEGGAPLLPRRLTTPPLRLTDVERFGDVFVVLTYAVPRID
- a CDS encoding sigma-70 family RNA polymerase sigma factor yields the protein MPNEPHRELVDHLFRQEQGKMVAVLTRIFGFEQLELVEDVVQEAFLSALRAWRVRTPDNPAGWLMQVAKNRAMDQLRRGRLQVRQAAMMEPAAFVVRVNELFHEKELADSQLRLMFACCHPVLEERDQIAFTLQLASGFGVKEIARALLMHEETVKKRLQRARSRIKEAGVQLVIPTGTELTARLDAVLQALYLTFNEGYYSTTSEEVIRRDLCAEAMRLTKLVCEHPVTDSTDANALLALMCYHAARFDSRLGPDNEIILLADQNRSTWNRELIGVAHTYLARAQPDFSPSVYVLEAAIAAQHVIAPTYAETSWTTLLKLYDLLEKRKPNPMVRLNRAVVLIEMGENVGALQALQALDEAELTGHEHLYHCVLAQVYERLGDGASRLSQLSRALEFARGDQERALIRRRMGSFIG